One window of Candidatus Spechtbacteria bacterium genomic DNA carries:
- a CDS encoding ATP-dependent Clp protease ATP-binding subunit, translating into MGPIFLPEQFRQRLTKRANEALVNSAAVAARYPFSTGNSTRETHPLHLLYALALQHGALARTMLSMERIPTSRLLTLVKRKARQVNKKGLARHTPSASQPFMVSSLALPAPNRIDGSLLAPRLSKGSNQLKGSNPSIRLQKILKRSLVIAMEYGQPYVGTEHLLYAILEGPSAPLSANQCKKLKIQLDDLFSSSQRLSSLASHAINDSVFPPPLDKETRNRYGNPTKNDFPELPFFPEFEGQDSRPQRSAATKSALQSFCEDLVSRAEKNEIDPLIGRETEMDRLIRILLRRTKNNPLILGDPGVGKTALVNGLAQKIVAGCVPHTLLHKRIYSLDLSSFIADTMFRGEFEGRMRDLLKEAANEDVILFIDEIHTIIGAGGAQGSLDAANILKPALARGTIRCIGATTFEEYKKYIEKDRALERRFQIITINEETSAESVQTLNAIKPLYEEHHNVRISPKAINAAVEFSVRYVYGRALPDKAIDLLDEAASRVRSRTPQVRNAISYISALEREKTATNRKKEEALFLQQYQKAVVLKNHEMELTAEITKLKKSMGDRDESAYPIVTEDTIREVVSESTGIPIERLDQKDRARFLALESELDSAIVGQKEAVKTVASILRRNKSGIQAGPRPLGSFLFVGPSGVGKTELAKILARTLSPKHAQLSSPPNLITLDMSEYSEPHSVSRLIGSPPGYVGHEEGGQLTDRVHINPYSIILFDEIEKAHPAVLHTLLQILDEGALTDAHGKRVNFSNTIIILTSNIGTERWFASKALGFTSDTTTTMEAEITEKLKEFMRPEVLNRIDHVVLFRPLDEKDITAIVGLQIASLQKHLAHSVQLTVEASVIPWLAKKSDKPEQGARAVRKIIEDHIESPLAVFILEHDPATVHVGLRKGEIMISKTKTGKFRAYNDN; encoded by the coding sequence ATGGGTCCTATTTTTCTTCCGGAACAATTCAGGCAACGCCTAACTAAACGAGCAAATGAGGCACTTGTCAATTCCGCTGCCGTTGCAGCACGCTACCCGTTTTCTACCGGCAACTCTACTCGAGAAACCCATCCTCTGCATCTTTTATATGCTCTAGCTCTTCAGCACGGGGCGCTGGCTAGAACAATGCTTTCAATGGAAAGAATACCGACATCACGCCTGCTTACTTTGGTAAAACGAAAAGCCCGTCAAGTGAACAAAAAAGGGCTGGCGCGGCATACTCCTTCTGCATCGCAACCGTTTATGGTGAGCTCGCTTGCCCTGCCTGCCCCGAATAGAATTGATGGGAGCTTGCTCGCCCCGAGATTGTCTAAAGGGTCTAATCAGTTGAAGGGGTCTAATCCATCTATCCGCCTACAAAAAATACTCAAACGCTCTCTTGTTATCGCCATGGAATACGGCCAGCCGTATGTAGGCACCGAGCATTTGCTATATGCCATACTTGAGGGACCAAGCGCGCCGCTGTCTGCCAACCAATGCAAGAAACTGAAAATACAGCTGGATGATCTTTTTTCCAGCTCACAACGTCTTTCTTCTCTTGCCTCTCATGCCATCAATGACAGCGTTTTTCCACCTCCGCTAGATAAAGAAACCAGAAACCGCTATGGAAACCCGACTAAAAACGATTTCCCCGAACTTCCGTTTTTCCCCGAATTTGAAGGACAAGATAGTCGTCCTCAGCGTTCTGCTGCTACCAAATCAGCGCTGCAATCATTTTGCGAAGACCTGGTGTCGCGCGCGGAAAAAAATGAAATTGACCCGCTTATAGGCCGCGAAACGGAAATGGATCGCCTAATACGAATTCTTTTGCGCAGGACCAAGAATAATCCTTTGATTCTTGGCGATCCGGGTGTTGGAAAAACAGCTCTGGTAAACGGTCTCGCTCAAAAAATTGTTGCGGGATGCGTTCCGCACACACTCTTGCATAAGCGTATCTATTCTTTAGATTTGAGTTCATTTATAGCCGATACTATGTTCCGAGGCGAATTTGAGGGCCGCATGCGCGATTTGTTAAAGGAAGCTGCGAATGAAGATGTCATACTGTTTATTGATGAAATACATACCATAATTGGCGCTGGCGGAGCGCAGGGTTCGCTTGATGCGGCAAATATCCTAAAACCGGCACTGGCACGCGGCACCATCCGCTGTATTGGCGCCACAACTTTTGAGGAATACAAAAAATATATTGAAAAAGACCGCGCGCTGGAGCGACGTTTTCAAATTATCACGATAAACGAAGAAACATCTGCCGAATCCGTACAGACGCTTAACGCAATAAAACCTCTTTATGAAGAGCACCACAATGTACGCATTTCCCCCAAAGCCATAAACGCTGCGGTGGAATTTTCAGTAAGATACGTTTACGGTCGCGCACTGCCAGATAAAGCTATAGACTTGCTGGATGAAGCGGCTAGCCGCGTGCGCAGCCGCACGCCGCAAGTACGCAATGCCATTTCTTACATTTCAGCGCTAGAACGAGAAAAAACAGCCACTAACCGAAAAAAAGAAGAGGCGCTTTTCCTTCAGCAGTATCAAAAGGCTGTTGTGCTTAAAAATCATGAGATGGAACTGACGGCGGAAATTACCAAACTGAAAAAATCAATGGGTGATCGCGATGAGTCTGCTTATCCGATAGTGACAGAGGATACGATACGCGAGGTAGTCTCGGAGTCTACCGGTATTCCAATTGAACGTTTGGATCAAAAAGATCGTGCGCGTTTTTTGGCGCTGGAGAGTGAGCTCGACTCTGCCATAGTCGGCCAAAAAGAAGCAGTGAAAACTGTCGCCTCAATCTTGCGAAGAAACAAATCTGGCATTCAAGCAGGACCACGCCCTTTGGGCTCATTCCTTTTTGTTGGGCCGAGCGGCGTGGGCAAAACCGAGCTTGCCAAGATCCTTGCGCGCACACTTTCACCAAAACACGCGCAACTTTCCTCTCCGCCAAACCTAATTACGCTTGATATGTCAGAATATAGTGAGCCACACAGCGTCTCACGGCTTATTGGCTCTCCTCCTGGATATGTTGGCCACGAGGAAGGCGGCCAGTTAACAGACAGGGTGCACATAAACCCATACAGCATTATACTTTTTGATGAGATAGAAAAAGCGCATCCGGCAGTGCTGCACACATTGTTGCAAATTTTGGATGAAGGAGCTTTGACAGATGCTCATGGCAAACGTGTTAATTTCTCAAATACCATAATCATTCTTACCTCTAATATTGGCACCGAGAGATGGTTCGCGAGCAAGGCACTTGGTTTTACCTCCGACACCACGACTACCATGGAGGCAGAAATAACTGAAAAGCTCAAAGAATTCATGCGTCCCGAGGTGTTAAACCGCATTGATCACGTTGTGCTATTTAGGCCGCTCGACGAAAAAGATATTACCGCCATAGTTGGACTGCAAATTGCCAGTTTACAAAAACATCTTGCGCATTCCGTACAGTTGACGGTTGAAGCTTCTGTAATCCCATGGCTCGCCAAAAAATCAGACAAGCCGGAACAAGGGGCTCGCGCAGTACGAAAAATAATCGAAGACCACATAGAATCTCCGCTTGCTGTGTTTATCTTGGAACATGATCCGGCGACGGTACATGTGGGGTTACGGAAGGGGGAGATTATGATAAGTAAAACCAAAACCGGAAAATTTAGAGCTTACAATGACAACTAA
- the pilM gene encoding type IV pilus assembly protein PilM yields MIDFANALLRVAKSNHMIWNPFQQKIESVLGIDLGTSSVKLVEISHSGGEKKLINYGEFIGGAVDGVVQTSTLKIPDSQIASIIQEIIGATKITTRDVVVAIPVFSSFSTMIEFPTVSPTELEQAVIYQARQYIPIPLVEVKIDWLPIDFLSNTKTTKVLVIAVPNDVINKYYRLLEAVKLNLVALELETFSVARALINENLAPTIILDMGGHSTDICISEKGIVAVHHNSSLSGSELSKVISRGMGVSLSRAEELKIQKGLAGDAQIADLLIPLINTVLADVQKIVQDYKRQGGSEPTSLILTGGSSRLTGLGDYIQKILNIKTVTGDSFAHLSYPSVLKDVTQDIGPSFSVAIGLALRSIL; encoded by the coding sequence ATGATTGATTTTGCGAACGCGCTGTTGCGCGTGGCAAAATCTAACCATATGATTTGGAATCCTTTTCAGCAGAAAATTGAATCTGTTCTTGGTATTGACTTAGGCACTTCATCGGTCAAGCTTGTTGAAATTTCTCATTCTGGAGGAGAGAAGAAATTAATAAACTACGGTGAATTTATCGGAGGTGCGGTAGATGGGGTGGTTCAAACAAGCACATTAAAGATTCCCGACAGTCAAATCGCTTCCATCATTCAAGAAATTATTGGGGCTACTAAAATCACAACGCGAGATGTCGTGGTAGCGATACCTGTATTTTCTAGTTTTTCAACAATGATTGAGTTTCCTACCGTTTCTCCAACCGAGCTTGAGCAAGCAGTAATTTATCAGGCAAGGCAATATATACCCATTCCTCTTGTAGAAGTGAAAATAGATTGGCTTCCGATAGATTTTCTTTCAAATACCAAAACAACAAAAGTTCTTGTTATCGCTGTTCCCAATGACGTGATAAACAAATATTATAGATTATTAGAAGCGGTCAAGCTTAATCTTGTTGCGCTTGAATTGGAGACATTCAGCGTAGCTCGCGCGCTAATTAATGAAAATCTTGCACCTACAATTATCCTAGATATGGGCGGGCACAGTACCGATATTTGTATTTCAGAGAAAGGTATCGTGGCCGTTCACCATAACTCTTCTTTGTCTGGATCAGAATTGAGCAAAGTTATTTCGCGTGGTATGGGAGTTAGTCTCTCAAGGGCTGAAGAATTAAAAATACAAAAGGGACTAGCGGGCGATGCGCAAATAGCAGATTTGTTGATTCCGCTTATAAATACCGTCCTCGCGGATGTGCAAAAAATTGTGCAAGATTATAAACGTCAGGGAGGCAGTGAACCGACTTCACTCATTCTTACTGGCGGTTCATCTCGTTTGACTGGATTGGGGGATTATATTCAAAAAATTCTTAATATCAAAACAGTTACCGGCGATTCATTTGCCCATCTTTCTTATCCGTCTGTATTAAAAGATGTTACGCAGGATATTGGGCCTTCGTTCAGTGTAGCAATAGGGCTTGCGTTAAGAAGTATTTTATAA